From the genome of Clostridium sp. BNL1100, one region includes:
- a CDS encoding MATE family efflux transporter produces the protein MSKIDYITKGRDNTLYTKKDLLRLFFPALTEQFLSTAIGVVNTMMVSGLGAFAVSAVGIVDSINFVVMNLFVAVSTGATVTIAQHLGASKREDASKTAAQAITAVLLMSTIAGLGLYIFGNQVINFLFGDAENTVKLAARTYMICSAISYPILGLFDVCTGISRASNNFRASMFAVVASNLVNFMVGALLIFVFDLGVLGAGIGLICARLTGAIIVGYSLFKSHHLDIFHSSFRITSKILKPVLYIGLPAGIDSLVFNGGKLLVQTIVASLGTAALAANSIASSTNSLLNIPGNAITIVAVTVVGHYAGAGLKEDLNKIIKKLMVYTMVLLGAVSLAFFPFVHHFLKLYSPAPDVASLALHITYLTLICIPIFWPAAFLLPACLRSTRDVVFVTVISIMSMWVIRVFGGYMLVRFTGLGLMGIWVAWCFDWVTRGIPFLGRVAARRYEKYLPKTDNEVSS, from the coding sequence ATGTCGAAAATTGATTATATTACAAAAGGCCGTGATAATACTTTGTATACCAAAAAGGATTTATTACGCCTCTTTTTTCCTGCTCTTACCGAACAGTTTCTTTCTACGGCAATAGGTGTAGTAAACACTATGATGGTAAGCGGATTAGGGGCATTTGCAGTATCAGCAGTGGGAATAGTCGATTCTATCAACTTTGTAGTTATGAATCTGTTTGTGGCTGTGTCCACAGGTGCCACAGTTACTATAGCACAGCATTTGGGAGCATCAAAGAGGGAAGACGCTTCAAAGACTGCGGCTCAGGCAATTACGGCTGTCCTTTTAATGTCTACAATAGCAGGACTTGGTCTATACATATTCGGAAACCAGGTAATAAATTTCCTTTTTGGAGATGCCGAAAATACTGTTAAATTGGCTGCCAGAACATACATGATTTGTTCAGCTATATCGTATCCCATACTGGGACTCTTTGACGTATGTACAGGTATATCAAGGGCAAGTAATAATTTCAGGGCATCAATGTTTGCGGTTGTTGCATCAAATTTGGTTAATTTTATGGTTGGAGCCCTGTTGATTTTTGTATTTGATTTGGGGGTACTGGGAGCTGGAATTGGCCTAATTTGTGCCCGACTAACGGGAGCAATCATTGTGGGATATTCGTTATTCAAGTCACATCATTTGGATATTTTTCACAGTTCATTCAGAATAACTTCAAAAATATTAAAGCCTGTTTTATATATAGGGCTTCCGGCAGGGATAGACAGTCTTGTCTTTAACGGAGGAAAACTTCTGGTGCAAACAATAGTGGCATCCCTTGGAACCGCCGCACTTGCTGCAAACAGTATTGCAAGCTCTACAAACTCGCTACTTAACATACCCGGGAATGCAATAACAATAGTAGCGGTGACAGTTGTAGGCCACTATGCCGGAGCAGGATTAAAAGAGGATTTAAACAAGATTATAAAAAAACTCATGGTTTATACAATGGTGCTGCTGGGCGCTGTTTCCCTGGCATTTTTCCCGTTTGTACACCATTTTCTGAAACTTTATTCACCTGCACCGGATGTGGCAAGCCTTGCATTGCATATAACATATCTTACACTTATATGTATACCGATTTTCTGGCCAGCTGCCTTTCTCCTGCCGGCATGTCTGAGAAGTACAAGGGATGTGGTATTTGTAACGGTTATTTCTATAATGAGCATGTGGGTTATAAGGGTTTTCGGGGGATATATGTTAGTAAGGTTTACAGGCCTTGGACTTATGGGAATATGGGTAGCATGGTGCTTTGACTGGGTAACAAGGGGAATTCCGTTTCTGGGAAGAGTAGCTGCAAGGCGATATGAGAAATATTTACCAAAAACAGATAATGAGGTATCTTCTTAA